One part of the Pirellulales bacterium genome encodes these proteins:
- a CDS encoding DUF1580 domain-containing protein produces the protein MQILNEELVRLNEAAELFPANRGRKIGLSTLYRYAHKGVHGVRLETALCGGHRATSREAVRRFCERLSQAQAGQAVAHA, from the coding sequence ATGCAAATTTTGAATGAGGAACTTGTGCGGTTGAATGAAGCGGCGGAACTTTTTCCCGCGAACCGTGGGCGAAAAATCGGTTTGAGCACTCTTTACAGGTATGCCCATAAAGGGGTGCACGGTGTCCGGCTTGAAACCGCTCTTTGCGGCGGGCATCGGGCAACAAGCCGGGAAGCGGTGCGGCGTTTTTGTGAGCGGCTCTCTCAGGCCCAGGCCGGGCAGGCGGTGGCCCATGCTTAA